In a single window of the Eshraghiella crossota genome:
- a CDS encoding phosphoribosylanthranilate isomerase produces the protein MQKIKICGIRRAADIEIVNKYRPDYIGFIFYKKSKRYISEADAMELRKRLLPEIKTVGVFVNEKPEIVAEYLNDGVIDIAQLHGTEPEEDILFIKKMTGRPVIKAVSVETQSDCEKYNESGADYILLDNGKGGTGKCFDWKLIGNVTKPFFLAGGINESNIDEAIAISPYAVDVSGGVETDGFKDEDKIRKIINKCRKEL, from the coding sequence ATGCAGAAAATAAAAATATGCGGTATAAGAAGAGCAGCAGATATTGAAATCGTCAATAAATACCGCCCCGATTATATAGGGTTTATATTTTATAAAAAATCCAAAAGATACATATCTGAAGCCGATGCAATGGAATTAAGGAAAAGACTTCTGCCGGAAATAAAAACCGTTGGGGTGTTTGTAAATGAAAAGCCTGAAATTGTGGCTGAATACCTCAATGACGGCGTAATAGATATTGCACAGCTTCACGGAACTGAACCGGAGGAGGATATCCTGTTCATAAAGAAGATGACGGGCAGACCTGTAATTAAAGCTGTTTCCGTAGAAACACAATCAGATTGTGAAAAATATAACGAAAGCGGTGCCGACTATATTCTTTTGGATAACGGAAAAGGAGGGACAGGAAAATGTTTTGACTGGAAGCTTATAGGAAATGTGACAAAACCGTTTTTCCTTGCAGGAGGAATTAACGAATCCAATATTGATGAAGCAATTGCCATATCACCTTACGCTGTTGATGTATCAGGCGGAGTCGAAACCGATGGCTTCAAAGATGAAGATAAAATAAGAAAAATAATAAATAAATGCAGAAAGGAATTATAA